A portion of the Sabethes cyaneus chromosome 3, idSabCyanKW18_F2, whole genome shotgun sequence genome contains these proteins:
- the LOC128742736 gene encoding uncharacterized protein LOC128742736, whose amino-acid sequence MKFVKFRVRVSPLVVLLVCIEALNARTVSNRKRDFDFEFDGSNTASYHASKSGYSAGSGLRSIAQGSADQANTAVHNQVAAAKQAAYIAQSTLAQAAAQAAATAQAALAGKQVLLQGLEQQSLEAHQALESEIQQMHQAKKAAKSSQYSAQQALNHVQVLTAALNNAQVASEHAQQAASEAATELASQTQMVGTAKARVEAIEEQLKAAQVDYEATQEAAHKAAFSAQEAQKNAAEAAAHAAIPHQLEPQHHQFQAKVSKQPQHEPEDDINSGELDVESGHNFG is encoded by the exons ATGAAGTTCGTCAAATTCCGCGTTCGAGTTTCGCCCCTGGTGGTGCTTCTGGTTTGTATAG AGGCACTCAATGCGCGAACGGTTTCCAATCGGAAGCGGGACTTCGATTTTGAGTTTGACGGTTCCAATACGGCTTCTTATCACGCTTCCAAATCCGGCTACAGTGCAGGCAGTGGACTCCGATCGATTGCCCAAGGTTCGGCAGATCAGGCCAACACAGCTGTTCACAATCAGGTTGCAGCCGCCAAACAGGCTGCTTACATTGCGCAAAGCACCTTGGCACAGGCTGCAGCACAAGCAGCGGCCACAGCTCAGGCGGCACTAGCAGGAAAGCAGGTTCTTCTACAAGGGCTTGAGCAACAAAGTCTAGAGGCACATCAGGCACTGGAGAGCGAAATCCAACAAATGCATCAGGCTAAAAAGGCTGCGAAATCATCGCAGTATTCTGCGCAACAAGCTTTGAATCACGTGCAAGTTTTGACAGCAGCTCTAAACAATGCACAG GTTGCATCCGAGCATGCACAACAAGCGGCCAGTGAAGCCGCAACAGAACTAGCGTCCCAAACCCAGATGGTTGGTACCGCCAAAGCCCGCGTCGAAGCCATCGAAGAACAGCTGAAGGCAGCCCAGGTGGACTATGAAGCAACGCAAGAAGCGGCCCACAAGGCAGCCTTCTCGGCTCAGGAAGCGCAGAAGAATGCGGCCGAAGCGGCAGCTCACGCAGCCATTCCGCACCAACTGGAACCGCAGCATCACCAGTTTCAGGCGAAGGTCTCCAAGCAGCCCCAGCACGAACCGGAGGATGACATCAACAGCGGTGAGCTGGATGTCGAATCCGGTCACAATTTTGGTTAG